Proteins from a genomic interval of Rubinisphaera italica:
- a CDS encoding MinD/ParA family protein — translation MTTNYHDQATELRELIQRSQETRPRESNKITRNRSARTIAVTSGKGGVGKSVVALNLAIALANQDKRVCLFDADLGLGNLDLMCGLNGYWNLSHVLSGSRSLSEIMLDGPAGISILPGASGLVELADTAQGDRSQLLQQLAELDHDFDYLILDCGTGIHHGTRQFAISADTVLLLSTLETTSLADTYAALKIYHSSQLADVRVVLNRCAVRDAQQVITNLKKTSRQFLQTDVQILGCVPNDETIRRSIATRKPAMMMDAQSPACEAISQLGRLLAAQSNTYLPAAVQPFVTRLFPKPIAAA, via the coding sequence ATGACAACAAATTATCACGATCAGGCCACTGAACTCCGAGAGTTGATTCAACGCTCTCAGGAGACACGTCCTCGCGAGTCGAACAAGATCACCAGAAATCGTTCGGCTCGGACCATTGCCGTGACTAGCGGAAAAGGTGGCGTGGGAAAATCGGTGGTTGCACTTAATCTGGCAATCGCACTGGCGAACCAGGACAAACGAGTCTGTCTGTTTGATGCGGATCTGGGGCTTGGCAATCTCGATTTGATGTGTGGCCTCAATGGCTACTGGAATCTGTCGCATGTGTTGAGTGGTTCCCGATCGCTGAGCGAAATTATGTTGGATGGCCCTGCAGGAATTTCAATACTGCCTGGTGCGAGTGGTCTTGTCGAACTTGCAGACACCGCACAAGGCGATCGGAGTCAACTATTGCAACAACTGGCAGAACTCGACCACGATTTTGATTATTTAATCCTCGATTGCGGCACCGGCATTCATCATGGAACACGTCAGTTTGCAATAAGTGCAGACACTGTTTTGTTGCTCTCGACACTTGAAACAACATCGCTTGCAGACACCTATGCAGCTTTAAAAATCTATCATTCCAGTCAATTGGCTGATGTGCGTGTCGTATTGAATCGCTGTGCGGTTCGCGATGCTCAACAGGTCATTACAAATTTGAAAAAGACCTCTCGACAATTTTTGCAGACCGACGTACAAATCCTCGGCTGTGTGCCGAACGACGAAACCATTCGTCGTTCCATCGCAACCAGAAAGCCCGCCATGATGATGGACGCTCAATCTCCTGCCTGTGAAGCAATTTCACAACTGGGGCGTCTGTTGGCGGCACAATCAAACACTTACCTTCCTGCGGCTGTGCAACCGTTTGTGACACGTCTGTTTCCCAAACCAATCGCAGCTGCTTAA
- a CDS encoding FliA/WhiG family RNA polymerase sigma factor → MATKLSPEEIQEIWVTYKKDQTNQRLRNRLIERYLPLVRFNAERVWAKLPEGVDMNDLMSAGVFGLMDAIDAFDMSRGVKFETYCVPRIRGAMLDELRSMDWVPRLVRSKASKLEAARKAVEAKHGRPPTDKEIAAKLELPMEEFDKMKSDASAINLVSLNKKWYETDSYKDVREVDVLEDGKGEDPTTGIQKRDIMKLVTKGLNRNERLIMILYYYEELTMKEIGTTLGLSESRVSQMHSSIVNRLKEQLRQRRPEFA, encoded by the coding sequence ATGGCGACTAAACTATCACCAGAAGAAATCCAGGAAATCTGGGTGACTTATAAAAAAGATCAAACGAACCAGCGTCTGCGAAATCGTTTGATCGAGCGTTACCTTCCTTTAGTTCGTTTCAACGCAGAACGCGTTTGGGCGAAACTGCCGGAAGGGGTCGATATGAACGACCTGATGTCGGCTGGCGTTTTCGGTCTGATGGATGCAATTGATGCATTCGACATGAGCCGGGGCGTGAAGTTTGAAACCTACTGTGTTCCACGTATTCGTGGAGCCATGCTCGATGAACTGCGATCGATGGACTGGGTGCCTCGCCTGGTTCGCAGCAAAGCGAGTAAGCTGGAAGCGGCCCGCAAAGCCGTTGAAGCCAAACATGGCCGCCCACCGACGGACAAAGAAATCGCTGCCAAACTCGAACTTCCGATGGAAGAATTCGACAAGATGAAATCCGACGCTTCCGCCATCAATCTCGTCAGCTTGAATAAAAAGTGGTACGAAACAGATAGCTACAAAGACGTTCGTGAAGTCGATGTTCTGGAAGATGGCAAGGGAGAAGACCCCACCACTGGCATCCAGAAGCGCGACATCATGAAACTGGTCACCAAAGGCTTGAACCGCAACGAGCGGCTCATCATGATTCTCTATTACTACGAAGAACTGACGATGAAAGAAATCGGCACGACTCTCGGACTCTCCGAGTCCCGCGTCAGCCAGATGCATTCGAGCATCGTCAATCGCTTGAAAGAACAACTCCGACAACGCCGACCTGAGTTTGCGTAA
- the flhF gene encoding flagellar biosynthesis protein FlhF — translation MPDFRTYRAETMQQALLQVREDLGPDALILHTRQVPIHSRLPWQKDRIVTEIVAVLEQKKRERPQPVAAVKSTSSTREQSEETPAPDLSAYNRKATLPVQESRLPIVESRLPRNEPINSEPAPPATPNPETPNPSPELSESQKLESLFKERIDSLQAMVEQLTSQVRTGMSTDIPPELFSLFTELIDAEVEESVARELIGRLKHRSGVNELSDSEGLRRQLFAMIEASIQCRGPIETKPGQQKIVAMVGPTGVGKTTTIAKLAANFRLRDNVRMGLITVDTYRIAAVDQLRTYAEIIDLPMKVVSTAVEMKQAVAEFAGMDLILIDTAGRSPRDEVKLQELKAVLGDIVVDDVHLVLSATTGYRHLRTTAEQFKSVGLTSVILTKLDEAPGLGAILNITSKLGLPLSYLTTGQNVPKDIEPAQPTRATRLILGQENLS, via the coding sequence ATGCCAGACTTCAGAACTTACCGGGCAGAAACAATGCAGCAGGCACTGCTACAGGTTCGCGAAGATCTGGGGCCTGACGCTTTGATTCTGCACACAAGGCAGGTTCCCATTCACTCGCGACTTCCCTGGCAGAAAGATCGAATTGTCACCGAAATCGTCGCCGTCCTCGAACAGAAAAAACGCGAACGACCTCAACCAGTTGCTGCTGTAAAATCAACATCCTCCACGCGGGAACAATCAGAAGAAACACCAGCACCCGATCTGTCTGCCTACAATCGAAAAGCCACTCTCCCCGTTCAGGAATCCAGACTTCCGATAGTCGAATCGCGTCTCCCAAGAAATGAACCCATAAATTCTGAACCGGCCCCGCCAGCAACCCCGAACCCCGAAACCCCAAACCCAAGTCCCGAACTCTCAGAATCACAAAAGCTCGAATCCCTCTTCAAAGAACGCATCGATTCCCTGCAGGCAATGGTCGAACAACTGACCAGCCAGGTTCGCACGGGCATGTCGACCGACATTCCACCCGAGCTGTTTTCGCTCTTCACCGAGTTGATTGATGCCGAGGTGGAGGAATCCGTTGCTCGTGAACTGATTGGACGACTCAAGCATCGCAGCGGCGTGAATGAATTGTCGGATAGCGAAGGGCTTCGACGACAGCTATTCGCGATGATCGAAGCCTCTATTCAATGTCGCGGGCCAATCGAAACGAAACCAGGACAACAGAAAATTGTCGCGATGGTCGGACCAACAGGAGTCGGAAAGACAACCACAATCGCCAAGCTGGCTGCTAATTTTCGACTGCGAGATAACGTGCGCATGGGGCTGATTACAGTCGACACCTATCGCATTGCAGCCGTCGATCAGTTACGAACATACGCGGAAATTATCGACCTGCCGATGAAAGTGGTCTCCACTGCAGTGGAAATGAAACAGGCCGTTGCAGAATTTGCAGGCATGGACCTTATTCTCATCGATACTGCGGGGCGCAGTCCTCGTGATGAAGTCAAGCTGCAGGAACTTAAAGCCGTTCTCGGAGATATTGTGGTCGATGATGTGCATCTTGTTTTGAGTGCGACCACTGGTTATCGACATTTACGAACGACAGCCGAACAATTCAAATCGGTCGGATTGACCTCCGTCATCCTGACAAAACTCGATGAAGCTCCAGGCCTCGGAGCGATTTTAAATATCACCAGCAAACTTGGCCTGCCTCTGAGTTATCTGACAACAGGACAAAATGTGCCTAAGGATATTGAACCCGCTCAACCGACTCGGGCGACGAGGTTGATACTCGGGCAGGAAAATTTAAGTTGA